The DNA sequence CGCACGCGTGCAGCGTGTCCCGACGGACCCTGGCCACGGGTGCAGGACCGGCCCGTGGGTGTGCCGCGATCATGCTCACGTCCCTGTTGCTGCGTCCTGCGGCCTGGCTGCGTGCCTTGCCGAGCCAATGCGCGGTCTGCCGCACCTGGCAGGCCAGGCGCGTGTGTGCCGCCTGCTTGCGGCGCTTTGCGCGCACCGTGCCGCGCTGCGTGCGCTGCGCGATCCAGGTACCCGAAGGCGTCCTGACCTGCGGCGCCTGCCTGCGCCATCCGCCGCCGTGGACCCACGCGGTCGCCGCGCTCGACCACGCCTACCCGTGGGCCAAGCTCGTGGCCGACCTCAAGTTCCATGAGCGGCTCGACCTGGTCGAGCCGCTGGCGCAGCGGCTGCTCGCGGCGATCCGCGAGCGCGATGCCGCGCCACCCGAGCTCGTGCTGCCGGTGCCGCTGTCGCGCGCCCGCCTGGGCGAGCGCGGCTACAACCAGGCCTGGGAGATCGCGCGCTGGCTGGCGCGACGCCTCGGGCTGCCGGCGCATGCCGACTGGCTGGTGCGCGTGCGCGACACCGCGCAGCAGATGACGCTGTCGCAGGCGCAGCGCCGGACCAACCTGCGCGGGGCGTTCGCGGTCGAGCCGCACCGGCTGGCGGCGGTCCACGGGCGCTCCATCGCCCTCGTCGACGACGTGATGACCACCGGCGCCACTGCCGGCGAACTCGCGCGCACGCTGCTGCAGGCCGGTGCGCGCGAGGTGCGGGTGTGGATCGTCACGCGCACGCCGCGGGAATGATGTCCCCGCGCCGATAATCGCGGACATGTTCCGCATCGTGCTCGTCGAACCGGAGATCCCGCCCAACACCGGCAACGTGATCCGCCTGGCGGCCAACACCGGCTGCGAGCTGCACCTGGTGGAGCCGCTCGGCTTCTCGATGGAAGACCGCCTGATGCGGCGCGCCGGGCTGGACTACCACGAGTACGCGGACGTGCAGCGCCATGCCTCGTGGGACGCCTTCCTGCAGGCCCGGCAGCCGCAACGCGAGCGCATGTTCGCGTTCACCACGCACGGCAGCCGCCCGTTCGCGGACGTGGCCTGGCAGCCGGGCGACTGGCTGGTGTTCGGCGCCGAATCGCGCGGCCTCGCCCCTGCGGTGCGCGAGTCCTTCCCGCCCGGGCAGCGCGTGCGCCTGCCGATGCGGCCCGGCCAGCGCAGCCTGAACCTGTCGAACACCGTCGCGGTGGCGGTGTTCGAGGCGTGGCGGCAGAACGGCTACGCGGGCGGGGCGTGAATCACTCGGGTTGCACGCCGGCGGCCTTGATCACGCGGCCCCAGTTCTCGCGCTCGGACTTCATCAGCTGGGCCAGCGCCTGCGGCGCGGTGCCTGCGGCGGTGAAGTACTGCGCCAGCATCTTCGCGCGCACCTCGTCGCTCTTGATGATGCGCACCAGCTCCTGGCTGAGCCGGTCGATGACGGGCTTGGGCGTGCCGGCCGGCGCCAGCACGGCCTGCCAGGAGATGGCCTCGAAGCCGGGGTAGCCCAGCTCGGCGAACGACGGCAATTCCGGCAGCGCCGCGCTGCGGCCGGCAGTCGTCACGCCCAGCGCGACCAGCTTGCCGGCCCTCACCTGTCCCATCGCGATGCCGGGCACCATGAAGGCGGCCTGCACCTCGCCGGCCAGGATCGCGTTGACGATCTGCGGGAAGCCCTGGTAGGGCACGTGCGCGAGGTCGATGCCGG is a window from the Caldimonas thermodepolymerans genome containing:
- the trmL gene encoding tRNA (uridine(34)/cytosine(34)/5-carboxymethylaminomethyluridine(34)-2'-O)-methyltransferase TrmL; translation: MFRIVLVEPEIPPNTGNVIRLAANTGCELHLVEPLGFSMEDRLMRRAGLDYHEYADVQRHASWDAFLQARQPQRERMFAFTTHGSRPFADVAWQPGDWLVFGAESRGLAPAVRESFPPGQRVRLPMRPGQRSLNLSNTVAVAVFEAWRQNGYAGGA
- a CDS encoding ComF family protein, producing MLTSLLLRPAAWLRALPSQCAVCRTWQARRVCAACLRRFARTVPRCVRCAIQVPEGVLTCGACLRHPPPWTHAVAALDHAYPWAKLVADLKFHERLDLVEPLAQRLLAAIRERDAAPPELVLPVPLSRARLGERGYNQAWEIARWLARRLGLPAHADWLVRVRDTAQQMTLSQAQRRTNLRGAFAVEPHRLAAVHGRSIALVDDVMTTGATAGELARTLLQAGAREVRVWIVTRTPRE